Proteins from a genomic interval of Caulobacter rhizosphaerae:
- the recR gene encoding recombination mediator RecR: MAASAGPEIERLIALLSKLPGLGPRSGRRAALALLKKRDTLLAPLAAAIVDAQAKVRTCSVCGSLDTSDPCAVCSDATRDNRLLCVVEEVGSLWAMERGGSFKGRYHVLGGLLSALDGVGPEALRVGELLGRASNSEIQEVILALPATVDGQTTAHYLADRLAPTGVSVTMLARGVPVGGDLDWLDDGTIAQALRARRPA; the protein is encoded by the coding sequence ATGGCCGCCTCCGCCGGACCCGAGATCGAGCGTCTGATCGCCCTGCTGTCCAAGCTGCCGGGCCTGGGTCCGCGCTCGGGCCGGCGGGCGGCGCTGGCCCTGCTGAAGAAGCGCGACACCCTGCTGGCGCCGCTGGCCGCGGCGATCGTCGATGCCCAGGCCAAGGTGCGCACCTGCTCGGTCTGCGGCTCGCTGGACACCTCCGATCCCTGCGCCGTCTGCTCCGACGCCACCCGCGACAATCGTCTGCTGTGCGTGGTCGAGGAGGTGGGTTCGCTGTGGGCCATGGAGCGCGGCGGCTCGTTCAAGGGCCGCTACCACGTGCTGGGCGGCCTGCTGTCGGCGCTGGACGGCGTGGGTCCCGAAGCGCTGCGGGTCGGCGAACTGTTGGGCCGGGCCAGCAACAGCGAGATCCAGGAGGTCATCCTGGCCCTGCCGGCCACGGTGGACGGCCAGACCACGGCCCACTACCTGGCCGACCGCCTGGCGCCCACCGGTGTCTCGGTGACCATGCTGGCGCGCGGCGTGCCGGTGGGCGGGGACCTCGACTGGCTGGACGACGGGACGATCGCCCAGGCGCTTAGGGCAAGGCGGCCGGCGTGA
- a CDS encoding membrane protease subunit, with protein sequence MIGSEDMGEDMRGAGLLGIGLILVIIIGLLIGWPQYSVFAARKHGEAELARATQNRQVRVQEALAKFEAADYDAKAEVRRAQGVAQANKIIAESLGGPEGYLRWRYIEMLQETSEKGGHQIIYLPTEAGLPLLEAGRRPQPLAAPRKDD encoded by the coding sequence TTGATCGGGTCCGAAGACATGGGGGAAGACATGCGCGGTGCGGGTTTGCTGGGGATCGGCCTGATCCTCGTCATCATCATCGGCCTGCTGATCGGCTGGCCGCAGTACAGCGTCTTCGCGGCGCGCAAGCACGGCGAGGCCGAACTGGCGCGGGCCACCCAGAACCGGCAGGTGCGGGTGCAGGAGGCCCTGGCCAAGTTCGAGGCGGCCGACTACGACGCCAAGGCCGAAGTCCGTCGCGCCCAAGGCGTGGCCCAGGCCAACAAGATCATCGCCGAGAGCCTGGGCGGCCCCGAAGGCTACCTGCGCTGGCGCTATATCGAGATGCTGCAGGAGACGTCCGAAAAGGGCGGCCACCAGATCATCTACCTGCCGACCGAAGCCGGCCTGCCGCTGCTGGAGGCCGGCCGGCGACCCCAACCGCTGGCCGCGCCGCGCAAGGACGACTGA
- a CDS encoding nuclear transport factor 2 family protein has product MLNFSTVAITLALAVPTVALAAPLPADLAAAAHAYDAAQVNGDRAALERLVADDYVLVNGAGQVQDKAKLIADYVAPGFKLDPFTIEAPVEKVFGDTALLGGRVNMTGVDGGQRFALVVRFVDTWAKRDGQWRVVYSQVTRVAKP; this is encoded by the coding sequence ATGCTCAACTTCAGCACCGTCGCGATCACTTTGGCCTTGGCCGTTCCAACCGTCGCCCTCGCCGCGCCCCTGCCGGCCGACCTGGCCGCCGCCGCCCATGCCTATGACGCGGCCCAGGTGAACGGCGACCGCGCCGCGCTGGAGCGCCTGGTGGCCGACGACTACGTGCTGGTCAACGGCGCGGGCCAGGTCCAGGACAAGGCCAAGCTGATCGCCGACTATGTGGCGCCCGGCTTCAAGCTCGACCCGTTCACGATCGAGGCGCCGGTCGAGAAGGTCTTCGGCGACACCGCCCTGCTGGGCGGCCGGGTCAACATGACCGGCGTCGACGGCGGCCAGCGCTTCGCCCTGGTCGTGCGCTTCGTGGACACCTGGGCCAAGCGCGACGGCCAGTGGCGGGTGGTCTATTCGCAGGTCACCCGGGTAGCCAAGCCTTGA
- a CDS encoding YbaB/EbfC family nucleoid-associated protein: MKDLGGLMKQAQEMQQKLADAQARLAELTVDGTAGGGMVTVTLKGSGELAKVVLDESLVEPGEGEVIADLIVAAHADAKKKLDAKQAQLMQEAAGPMAGMMGGLPGMKF; encoded by the coding sequence ATGAAAGACCTCGGCGGCCTGATGAAGCAGGCCCAGGAGATGCAGCAGAAACTGGCCGACGCCCAGGCGCGGCTCGCCGAGCTGACCGTCGACGGCACGGCGGGGGGCGGCATGGTCACCGTCACCCTCAAGGGCTCCGGCGAGCTCGCCAAGGTGGTGCTGGACGAGAGCCTGGTCGAGCCGGGCGAGGGCGAGGTGATCGCCGACCTGATCGTCGCCGCCCACGCCGACGCCAAGAAGAAGCTCGACGCCAAGCAGGCCCAGTTGATGCAGGAAGCCGCCGGGCCGATGGCCGGCATGATGGGCGGTTTGCCGGGCATGAAGTTCTAG
- a CDS encoding DNA polymerase III subunit gamma/tau, with the protein MADHDDLTTDSAPPWDEEPAERDENTADIFGGPPAAAPEAPPPAVTTPVAAPAASAPSDPDAAYTVLARKYRPRTFEDLIGQEAMVRTLANAFSTGRIAHAFMLTGVRGVGKTTTARLLARALNYETDTVHQPSVDLTVDGRHCKAIVEGRHMDVLELDAASRTKVDEMRELLDGVRYAPVEARYKVYIIDEVHMLSTAAFNALLKTLEEPPPHAKFIFATTEIRKVPVTILSRTQRFDLRRVEPDVLVKHFGKIAAKEGAKVEEDGLALIARAAEGSVRDGLSLLDQAIVQGERGSTVTAAVVRDMLGLADRGQTIALFENVMSGKPGESLKGFRALWGFGADPAVVMLDLLDHCHAASVAKALGPDALSMPKEQAARLTSIGAQTSAGTLARLWQMLLKAHDEVRRAPDAMAAAEMAIIRLCYAADLPGPEEALKALRDGQPVGGGSGGGGGGGSMGGGGGGGAVNAQARVMAAPAAQAAPTLASFEDVVKLIAEKRDIGLRLDVEQYVRPISFRPGAITFEPAPGAPGNLAGRLVRALKEWTGQPWLVAAEGGGGAESLFERQKREEREELAAIKSDPFVASVLSAFPGAEIVEVRTILTPQAPSIEPDDVEDL; encoded by the coding sequence ATGGCCGACCACGACGACCTCACGACCGATTCCGCGCCGCCGTGGGACGAAGAGCCCGCTGAACGCGACGAGAACACCGCCGACATCTTCGGCGGGCCGCCGGCCGCCGCACCCGAGGCGCCGCCGCCGGCCGTGACCACGCCTGTCGCGGCTCCAGCCGCGTCCGCGCCTTCGGATCCGGACGCCGCCTACACGGTCCTGGCCCGCAAGTACCGGCCGCGCACCTTCGAGGACCTGATCGGCCAGGAGGCCATGGTCCGCACCCTGGCCAACGCCTTCTCGACGGGGCGGATCGCGCACGCCTTCATGCTGACCGGCGTGCGCGGGGTGGGTAAGACCACCACCGCCCGCCTGCTGGCCCGGGCCCTGAACTACGAGACCGACACCGTCCACCAGCCGTCGGTCGACCTGACCGTCGACGGCCGCCACTGCAAGGCCATCGTCGAGGGCCGGCACATGGACGTGCTGGAGCTGGACGCCGCCAGCCGCACCAAGGTCGACGAGATGCGCGAGCTGCTGGACGGGGTGCGCTACGCCCCGGTCGAGGCGCGCTACAAGGTCTACATCATCGACGAAGTGCACATGTTGTCGACGGCGGCGTTCAACGCCCTGCTCAAGACGCTGGAAGAGCCGCCGCCGCACGCCAAGTTCATCTTCGCCACCACTGAGATCCGCAAGGTGCCGGTGACGATCCTGTCGCGCACCCAGCGCTTCGACCTGCGCCGGGTCGAGCCGGACGTGCTGGTCAAGCACTTTGGCAAGATCGCCGCCAAGGAAGGGGCCAAGGTCGAGGAGGACGGCCTGGCGCTGATCGCCCGGGCCGCCGAGGGTTCAGTGCGCGACGGCCTGTCGCTGCTGGACCAGGCCATCGTCCAGGGCGAGCGAGGCTCGACCGTCACCGCCGCCGTGGTCCGCGACATGCTGGGCCTGGCCGACCGCGGCCAGACCATCGCCCTGTTCGAGAACGTGATGAGCGGCAAGCCGGGCGAGTCGCTGAAGGGCTTCCGCGCCCTGTGGGGGTTCGGCGCCGATCCGGCCGTGGTCATGCTGGACTTGCTGGACCACTGCCACGCCGCCTCGGTGGCCAAGGCCCTGGGGCCGGATGCCCTGTCCATGCCCAAGGAGCAGGCCGCGCGCCTGACCTCGATCGGCGCCCAGACCTCGGCCGGGACCCTGGCGCGCCTGTGGCAGATGCTGCTGAAGGCCCATGACGAGGTGCGCCGCGCGCCCGACGCCATGGCCGCGGCCGAGATGGCCATCATCCGCCTGTGCTACGCCGCCGACCTGCCCGGTCCGGAAGAGGCGTTGAAGGCCCTGCGCGACGGTCAGCCGGTGGGCGGCGGTTCAGGCGGTGGGGGCGGCGGCGGTTCGATGGGCGGCGGCGGAGGCGGCGGCGCCGTCAACGCCCAGGCCCGGGTGATGGCCGCGCCGGCCGCCCAGGCCGCGCCGACCCTCGCGTCCTTCGAAGATGTCGTGAAGCTGATCGCCGAAAAGCGCGACATCGGCCTGCGCCTGGACGTCGAGCAATATGTCCGCCCGATCAGCTTCCGGCCCGGCGCGATCACCTTCGAACCGGCCCCCGGCGCGCCCGGCAACCTGGCCGGCCGGCTGGTGCGGGCGCTGAAGGAATGGACCGGCCAGCCCTGGCTGGTGGCGGCCGAGGGCGGCGGCGGGGCCGAGAGCCTGTTCGAGCGCCAGAAGCGTGAGGAGCGCGAGGAACTGGCGGCGATCAAGTCCGACCCGTTCGTCGCCTCGGTGCTCAGCGCCTTTCCCGGCGCCGAAATCGTCGAGGTCCGCACGATCCTGACGCCCCAGGCGCCGTCGATCGAGCCGGACGACGTCGAGGATTTATAG
- the nudC gene encoding NAD(+) diphosphatase, with amino-acid sequence MALSIITNTFAGNPLDRASERRGDEAWLAEKAADPQSLAVAIWNGKALVEDVVGPDGEEGEGKVTGAQIAYLRADMAKDLAATPERLLFLGLWKDIAVFAVDLEGGADPAEGPLQGLGRFEELRGIAATLPPPDAGILATAKSMFEWRRKHKWCSNCGQETAVSDGGWKRLCPSCQAEHFPRTDPVAIMLALHGGRCLLGRQALWPPGMYSALAGFIEPGETIEEGCARELKEEAGLTATAVRYHSSQPWPWPSSLMMGLMADVDSDTAAPDQTELEAVKWFTKDEARALIKGELDGFFAPPPLAIAHQLIKAWAEEED; translated from the coding sequence ATGGCCCTTTCGATCATCACCAACACCTTCGCCGGCAATCCGCTCGACCGCGCCAGCGAGCGCCGGGGCGACGAGGCCTGGCTGGCCGAGAAGGCCGCCGACCCGCAGTCGCTGGCCGTGGCCATCTGGAACGGCAAGGCGCTGGTCGAGGACGTCGTCGGCCCGGACGGCGAAGAGGGAGAGGGCAAGGTGACGGGCGCCCAGATCGCCTATCTGCGCGCCGACATGGCCAAGGACCTGGCCGCCACGCCCGAGCGCCTGCTGTTCCTGGGGCTGTGGAAGGACATCGCGGTGTTCGCCGTCGACCTGGAGGGCGGGGCCGACCCGGCCGAGGGGCCGCTGCAGGGTCTGGGCCGGTTCGAGGAACTGCGCGGGATCGCCGCCACCCTGCCGCCGCCCGACGCCGGCATCCTGGCCACCGCCAAGTCGATGTTCGAATGGCGGCGCAAGCACAAGTGGTGCAGCAACTGCGGCCAGGAGACGGCGGTCAGCGACGGCGGCTGGAAGCGGCTGTGCCCGTCCTGCCAGGCCGAGCACTTCCCGCGCACCGACCCGGTGGCGATCATGCTGGCCCTGCATGGGGGCCGCTGCCTGCTGGGCCGCCAGGCGCTGTGGCCGCCCGGCATGTACTCGGCCCTGGCCGGCTTCATCGAGCCCGGCGAGACCATCGAGGAAGGCTGCGCCCGCGAGCTGAAGGAAGAGGCCGGCCTGACCGCCACGGCCGTCCGCTACCATTCCAGCCAGCCCTGGCCCTGGCCCTCGTCGCTGATGATGGGCCTGATGGCCGACGTCGACAGCGACACGGCCGCCCCGGACCAGACCGAGCTGGAAGCGGTCAAGTGGTTCACCAAGGACGAGGCGCGGGCCCTGATCAAGGGCGAGCTGGACGGCTTCTTCGCCCCCCCGCCCCTGGCCATCGCCCACCAGCTGATCAAGGCCTGGGCGGAGGAAGAGGACTAG
- a CDS encoding MAPEG family protein, producing MNTLVAPVMALVAWSLVIWVWMYVQRLPAMSKAGIKPQAAAFPGSLDGLPAPARQAADNYNHLMEQPTIFYAAALAIQVAGHGDALAVGLAWAFVGLRVLHSLIQVSVNIVLLRFLAFSAGTLVLAWMVARELAKLFGG from the coding sequence ATGAACACGCTGGTCGCGCCGGTAATGGCGCTGGTGGCCTGGTCGCTGGTGATCTGGGTGTGGATGTACGTCCAGCGGTTGCCGGCCATGAGCAAGGCCGGGATCAAGCCGCAGGCGGCGGCCTTTCCCGGGAGCCTGGACGGCCTGCCGGCGCCCGCCCGCCAGGCGGCCGACAACTACAACCACCTGATGGAGCAGCCGACGATCTTCTACGCCGCCGCCCTGGCCATCCAGGTCGCCGGCCATGGCGACGCCCTGGCGGTCGGGCTGGCCTGGGCCTTCGTGGGCCTGCGGGTGCTGCACAGCCTGATCCAGGTCAGCGTCAACATCGTGCTGCTGCGCTTCCTGGCGTTCTCGGCCGGGACGCTGGTGCTGGCGTGGATGGTGGCGCGGGAGCTGGCGAAGCTGTTCGGAGGCTGA
- a CDS encoding prephenate dehydratase, which produces MSILKKIAFQGEPGANSHEACRTYFPDYEAVPCATFEEAFEAIKTGACQLGMIPIENSIAGRVADVHHLLPASGLKIIGERFKPIRFQLMANKGVTLDQVKIACSMPIALSQCRHSLKKLGLAHESAGDTAGAAKALALKPDPTRAAVAPALAAEIYGLDILARDIEDARNNTTRFLVMTADKTPEPPPFTHRCVTSFVFKVRNLPAALYKALGGFATNGVNMTKLESYMEGGHFTATFFYAEVDGRPEDRSLALAFDELKFFSEKFEILGVYPADPFRDRV; this is translated from the coding sequence ATGAGCATCCTCAAGAAGATCGCCTTCCAGGGCGAGCCCGGCGCCAACAGCCACGAGGCCTGCCGCACCTATTTCCCCGACTACGAGGCCGTGCCCTGCGCCACGTTCGAGGAGGCGTTCGAGGCCATCAAGACCGGCGCCTGCCAGCTGGGCATGATCCCGATCGAGAACTCGATCGCCGGCCGGGTCGCCGACGTCCACCACCTGCTGCCGGCCTCGGGCCTGAAGATCATCGGCGAGCGCTTCAAGCCGATCCGTTTCCAGCTGATGGCCAATAAGGGCGTGACGCTGGACCAGGTGAAGATCGCCTGCTCGATGCCGATCGCGCTCAGCCAGTGCCGCCACAGCCTGAAGAAGCTCGGCCTGGCCCACGAGAGCGCCGGCGACACAGCGGGCGCCGCCAAGGCCCTGGCCCTGAAGCCCGACCCGACCCGCGCCGCCGTCGCTCCCGCCCTGGCCGCCGAGATCTACGGCCTGGACATCCTGGCCCGCGACATCGAGGACGCGCGCAACAACACCACGCGCTTCCTGGTGATGACGGCCGACAAGACGCCCGAACCGCCGCCGTTCACCCATCGCTGCGTGACCAGCTTCGTGTTCAAGGTCCGCAACCTGCCGGCCGCCCTCTACAAGGCGCTGGGCGGCTTCGCGACCAACGGCGTCAACATGACCAAGCTGGAAAGCTACATGGAGGGCGGCCACTTCACGGCGACCTTCTTCTACGCCGAGGTCGACGGCCGCCCCGAGGACCGCAGCCTGGCCCTGGCCTTCGACGAGCTGAAGTTCTTCTCCGAGAAGTTCGAGATCCTCGGCGTCTATCCGGCCGATCCGTTCCGGGACCGGGTGTAG
- a CDS encoding 3-deoxy-manno-octulosonate cytidylyltransferase: MNPIVVIPARMAATRLPDKPLADIGGLPMIVRVLRQAQAAGIGPVAVAAGDAAIVEAVERAGGRAVLTDPALPSGSDRILAALEVLDPDRRHDVVINLQGDMPFVQPSVLGACADLLSAHPGCDIATVVAPEASPADRSNPDVVKAVLAMEQDGLSGRALYFTRSTLYGDAPIWRHIGIYGYRRAALEAFNAAPPSPLEKREKLEQLRAMELGLSLRAAVAAEAPISVDNPSDLEAARAYSNRNGAAGKTA, from the coding sequence ATGAACCCCATCGTCGTCATTCCCGCCCGCATGGCGGCCACTCGCCTCCCGGACAAGCCGCTGGCCGACATCGGCGGCCTGCCCATGATCGTGCGCGTGCTGCGCCAGGCCCAGGCGGCGGGAATCGGGCCGGTGGCGGTGGCGGCCGGCGACGCGGCGATCGTGGAGGCGGTCGAGCGGGCCGGCGGCCGGGCGGTGCTGACCGATCCGGCCCTGCCCTCGGGCTCGGACCGCATCCTGGCCGCTCTCGAGGTGCTGGACCCGGACCGCCGCCACGACGTGGTCATCAACCTGCAGGGCGACATGCCGTTCGTGCAGCCGTCGGTGCTGGGCGCCTGCGCCGACCTGCTGAGCGCCCACCCGGGTTGCGACATCGCCACCGTGGTGGCGCCGGAGGCCTCGCCGGCCGACCGGTCCAATCCCGACGTGGTCAAGGCTGTGCTGGCCATGGAGCAGGACGGCCTGTCGGGCCGGGCGCTCTATTTCACCCGCTCCACCCTCTATGGCGACGCGCCGATCTGGCGCCACATCGGCATCTACGGCTATCGCCGCGCGGCGCTGGAAGCCTTCAACGCCGCTCCGCCCTCGCCGCTGGAGAAGCGCGAGAAGCTGGAGCAGCTGCGGGCCATGGAGCTGGGCCTCAGCCTGCGCGCGGCCGTCGCCGCCGAGGCCCCGATCTCCGTCGACAATCCCTCGGACCTAGAAGCGGCGCGCGCCTATTCGAACCGCAACGGCGCCGCCGGGAAGACCGCATGA
- a CDS encoding c-type cytochrome, which produces MSDLTFNKIAGGVLLTGLIIFGLREASDIVFAKHELEKPGYEIAVAEEAGEGGAAAEVAPDWGSVLTPANVTAGQAVSAKCASCHNFTAENHTGPGLFGVVGRKPGTHPGFAYSPAMVEYGNKNPVWDYDKLDTFLKAPGKDVSGTKMTFVGLKKQEDRIAIIAYLHSLGSSLPIPAPKPAGAAPAAPAAAGEAPAAGTAAAGSAPVPAAVGAGGAATGPTPAPNATKGSGEAAQRPGG; this is translated from the coding sequence ATGAGCGACCTGACGTTCAACAAGATCGCTGGCGGCGTGCTGCTGACCGGCCTGATCATTTTCGGTCTGCGGGAAGCGTCGGACATCGTTTTCGCCAAGCACGAGCTTGAGAAGCCCGGCTACGAGATCGCCGTCGCCGAAGAGGCGGGCGAAGGCGGCGCCGCCGCCGAGGTCGCGCCCGACTGGGGCAGCGTCCTGACCCCGGCCAATGTCACCGCCGGCCAGGCCGTCAGCGCCAAGTGCGCCTCGTGCCACAACTTCACCGCCGAGAACCACACCGGCCCCGGCCTGTTCGGCGTGGTCGGCCGCAAGCCCGGCACCCACCCCGGCTTCGCCTATTCGCCGGCCATGGTCGAGTACGGCAACAAGAACCCGGTCTGGGACTACGACAAGCTGGACACCTTCCTGAAGGCGCCGGGCAAGGACGTCTCGGGCACCAAGATGACCTTCGTCGGCCTGAAGAAGCAGGAAGACCGCATCGCCATCATCGCCTATCTGCACAGCCTGGGCTCGTCCCTGCCGATCCCGGCCCCGAAGCCGGCCGGCGCGGCTCCGGCCGCTCCGGCGGCGGCGGGCGAGGCTCCGGCCGCCGGCACGGCCGCGGCGGGCTCGGCCCCGGTTCCGGCCGCCGTCGGCGCTGGCGGCGCGGCCACCGGACCGACCCCGGCTCCGAACGCCACCAAGGGCTCGGGCGAAGCGGCCCAGCGTCCGGGCGGCTAG
- a CDS encoding thioredoxin family protein: MTSRPLAAAVLAALLIAAPASAFAAKAPTVALKSLADLPTPLPYPYDEKADAEADVAKAIKTAKAKHKLVLIDLGGNWCGDCRVFAGMIEQPDLKAFVDKHYEVVTVNVGRYDHNMQIPARYGINKLNGVPTFLVVDTKGKLVNPDALFALTDARHMTPQSLADWLAQWPK, from the coding sequence ATGACGTCTCGCCCGCTGGCCGCCGCCGTCCTCGCCGCCCTGCTGATCGCCGCGCCCGCCTCGGCCTTCGCCGCCAAGGCCCCGACCGTGGCCCTCAAGTCGCTGGCCGACCTGCCCACGCCCCTGCCCTATCCCTATGACGAGAAGGCCGACGCCGAGGCCGACGTGGCCAAGGCGATCAAGACCGCCAAGGCCAAGCACAAGCTGGTGCTGATCGACCTGGGCGGCAACTGGTGCGGCGATTGCCGGGTGTTCGCCGGCATGATCGAGCAGCCCGACCTCAAGGCCTTCGTCGACAAGCACTACGAGGTGGTGACCGTCAATGTCGGCCGCTACGACCACAACATGCAGATCCCCGCCCGCTACGGGATCAACAAGCTGAACGGCGTGCCGACCTTCCTGGTGGTCGACACCAAGGGCAAGCTGGTCAATCCCGACGCCCTGTTCGCCCTGACCGACGCCCGCCACATGACGCCGCAATCGCTGGCCGACTGGCTGGCCCAGTGGCCGAAGTAG
- a CDS encoding NlpC/P60 family protein encodes MSGPRPYDPRVTLARPDLADLDLQGLVAAERYEAPTLRQVAVPTAALRKAAHPMAEQWDQLLFGELFKVLEVKGGFAWGQAARDGYVGFVAEDDLAARGAPATHQVAVPRTYAFAEPDIKSRPVGLYSQNALTAIEAAEGRFARGEGTGWFVAAHLRPVGVALADPVAVAEGYLGAPYQWGGRESLGLDCSGLVQQALAACGKAVPRDTDLQLAFFTPVAEAERRRGDLVFWKGHVALLLDADTILHANAHHMAVAIEPLAEAVARIEAAGGGGVTGWRRP; translated from the coding sequence ATGAGCGGTCCGCGCCCGTACGACCCCCGGGTGACCCTGGCCCGGCCGGACCTGGCCGATCTCGATCTGCAGGGCCTAGTCGCCGCCGAGCGCTACGAGGCCCCGACCCTGCGCCAGGTCGCCGTCCCGACCGCCGCCCTCCGCAAGGCCGCCCACCCGATGGCCGAGCAGTGGGACCAGCTGCTGTTCGGCGAACTGTTCAAGGTGCTGGAGGTGAAGGGCGGCTTCGCCTGGGGCCAGGCGGCGCGCGACGGCTATGTCGGCTTCGTCGCCGAGGACGACCTGGCCGCCCGGGGCGCGCCAGCCACCCATCAGGTGGCGGTCCCGCGCACCTACGCCTTCGCCGAGCCCGACATCAAGTCGCGGCCGGTGGGCCTGTACTCGCAGAACGCCCTTACCGCCATCGAGGCGGCGGAGGGGCGGTTCGCCCGGGGCGAGGGCACGGGCTGGTTCGTCGCCGCCCACCTTCGTCCGGTCGGGGTCGCCCTGGCCGACCCGGTGGCGGTGGCGGAGGGCTATCTGGGCGCGCCCTACCAGTGGGGGGGGCGCGAATCGCTGGGCCTGGACTGCTCGGGCCTGGTGCAGCAGGCCCTGGCGGCCTGCGGCAAGGCGGTCCCCCGCGACACCGACCTGCAGCTGGCCTTCTTCACCCCCGTCGCCGAGGCCGAGCGCCGGCGCGGCGACCTGGTTTTCTGGAAGGGGCATGTGGCCCTGCTGCTGGACGCCGACACCATCCTGCACGCCAACGCCCACCACATGGCCGTGGCGATCGAGCCCCTGGCCGAGGCGGTGGCCCGGATCGAAGCGGCGGGCGGCGGTGGGGTGACGGGGTGGCGGCGGCCCTAG
- a CDS encoding leucyl aminopeptidase family protein, whose protein sequence is MSEPIIASSSRSSEDGPPTPIHCLYEAELAAFVEARPSFVKGFVALEDFKAKAGQVLVLPTPQGAVDRVLLGLGTRDKAEAMLFRALPARLPAGDYRLAAIPDGLDPGQVALAFALGAYKFDRYRPRAGDEPRRLVADETVDLDEVHAVAHACALARDMVNTPANDMGPLQIETIAREIAERYGATLEVILGDDLLEANYPAVHAVGRAAVPARAPRMLELTWGDPAHPRVALIGKGVVFDTGGLDIKPSSGMRLMKKDMGGAAHALALGRMVMAAGLPVALSVLVPVVENAIAGDAMRPGDVLATRAGLAVEVGNTDAEGRLILADALTRAAELEPALTIDLATLTGAARVALGPQVIPFYTPDDDLALEIEEGAREASDPVWRMPLWEGYREAVESDIADLKNDPDAWAQAGSMTAALFLQRFAPTTGSWVHFDIFAWNPKGRPGFASGGEAQVIRGLYGTLKSRFPKVSA, encoded by the coding sequence ATGTCGGAACCGATCATCGCCTCCTCCTCCCGCTCGTCCGAGGACGGCCCGCCGACGCCCATCCACTGCCTGTACGAGGCCGAACTGGCCGCCTTCGTCGAGGCGCGTCCGAGCTTCGTGAAGGGCTTTGTGGCCCTGGAGGACTTCAAGGCCAAGGCCGGCCAGGTGCTGGTTCTGCCGACGCCGCAAGGGGCCGTGGACCGCGTGCTCCTGGGCCTGGGGACCCGCGACAAGGCCGAGGCCATGCTGTTCCGCGCCCTGCCGGCCCGACTGCCGGCCGGCGACTACCGCCTGGCGGCGATCCCCGACGGCCTCGACCCCGGCCAGGTCGCCCTGGCCTTCGCCCTGGGCGCCTACAAGTTCGACCGTTACCGGCCCCGCGCGGGGGACGAGCCGCGACGACTGGTCGCGGACGAAACCGTCGATCTGGACGAGGTCCACGCCGTGGCCCACGCCTGCGCCCTGGCCCGCGACATGGTCAACACCCCGGCCAACGACATGGGGCCGCTGCAGATCGAGACCATCGCCCGCGAGATCGCCGAGCGGTACGGCGCCACTCTGGAGGTGATCCTCGGCGACGACCTGCTGGAAGCCAACTATCCCGCCGTCCACGCCGTCGGCCGCGCCGCCGTCCCGGCCCGCGCGCCGCGGATGCTGGAGCTGACCTGGGGCGATCCGGCCCACCCGCGCGTCGCGCTGATCGGGAAGGGCGTGGTGTTCGACACCGGCGGGTTGGACATCAAGCCCTCGTCCGGCATGCGGCTGATGAAGAAGGACATGGGTGGCGCCGCCCACGCCCTGGCCCTGGGCCGGATGGTGATGGCCGCCGGCTTGCCGGTGGCCCTGAGCGTGCTGGTCCCGGTGGTGGAGAACGCCATCGCCGGCGACGCCATGCGGCCCGGCGACGTCCTGGCCACCCGCGCCGGCCTGGCCGTCGAGGTCGGCAACACCGACGCCGAGGGCCGGCTGATCCTGGCCGACGCCCTGACCCGGGCCGCCGAGCTGGAGCCGGCCCTGACGATCGACCTGGCCACCCTGACCGGCGCGGCCCGCGTGGCCCTGGGGCCGCAGGTCATCCCATTCTACACCCCCGACGACGACCTGGCCCTGGAGATCGAGGAAGGCGCGCGCGAGGCCTCCGACCCCGTCTGGCGCATGCCCTTGTGGGAGGGATACAGGGAGGCGGTCGAGAGCGACATCGCCGACCTAAAGAATGATCCCGACGCCTGGGCCCAGGCCGGCTCGATGACCGCGGCCCTGTTCCTGCAACGCTTCGCCCCCACCACCGGGTCCTGGGTCCATTTCGACATCTTCGCCTGGAACCCCAAGGGGCGGCCGGGCTTCGCGTCCGGCGGCGAGGCCCAGGTGATCCGGGGCCTCTACGGCACGCTGAAGTCGCGGTTCCCGAAGGTCTCGGCATGA